The Scyliorhinus canicula chromosome 28, sScyCan1.1, whole genome shotgun sequence genome segment ATCGACTGTATCATCTCGATCttgtagcatccctgcctctcagCTGGAAGCTCCAGTtgcgagtcccaccccaggacttgaggacagccaaggaaggtgcgtgtATAACGCGGCCAAACAGATTGGTTGTCaagctgcaaatccttccaaaaccACACACACCAATGGCGGGCAGTAAGAGTGGATCAGCCAGGAGATAGAAAGAAAGCTGGGAGTCTCTACCATCGCTATCCACAGCTCTAGACTACAAACATGCATGTAAATAAAAGTGTGTTACCACGACAACTCGGACTCCAAGTCTGGAACGTACCACAACATCATCTTTTTAAATAGTCATCGCAGGTTAAGTTTGGCAGTTAGGATGACTAAGCCTTCGATCCAATGTATGGCTTGGATTTGGGGGCTGGAGAGATCCAATACAAGTCAGGGCTGCTTGGTGGAGATGATATTTACAGAACAGTGCATCTAATATTTATGGTGTAACCATTACTTAAACAGCTACCTTGAGCACAGTCATTTAGGCGAGTGAGATTTAATTTACCCATTGTAAAGGAGGCAGTTTGCATCATAGAAAGTGTATTTCCAGTGGCAAATGAGGTTACTTTAATGCGGCAGGAGCAGATTGGCAGTCCCCACATGTTTCCAGTTCAAATGTGGAGTGTGAAATATTAGTTTAAATTCCCCAAAGCTCCCCGCTTCGTTTTCatttccttttgaatgctgttCAGTTCCACGTTTAAAATCGTTGTCCATGAAACTATTGAGCAGTGTTTGCGGAGGAGTGTTGGATTAATTTACAAAGAGGTATTGCTTCTTGCGCTGTGGGGTGGGTGGCCTTAAAAATCAAACACTATCCTGCTCAATATTCGACATCATTTCAACCAAGTATTAACGTGTCAGTGGAGAACCTAACACTAAAGATTAGTGAGTTACCAGAAACTACTGTATTGTAAGCTTCCATTCCCGAATCGTCTCGCAGGAGGTCTCTGGGTGATTTTCTGATGGCAACGTGGAAGGAGTTTCTCAATTATTTCCTTTTGCTTCCTCCTCTGGGGAGGAGTTATCCCTGTCTCGCCTGTGAATCCTTCGGTGTGCCAGGAGGGCACTATTTCCCCGACAACATTATTCACCATTGGCACCGCCCGCAGATGCATCGTGCGCATTCCGGGAAGGCGGCAGTGAATCTGTGAAGTTTGAAATCAGATTACTAAAGTAATTACAGTTCCAGTCAACCGCAACACGAACTAGAGAAACAGCACTTCATCTTcagattaggcactttacagccgtCTGGACTTAACGTGGAATTCAACAACTTGAACTGTCTCCTCCCATTTTGATTATATGCCACTATTGACACAGACCTTAGTCTTTAACACCATCATCACCTttacctggggcagcagggtagcatggtggttagcataaatgcttcacagctccagggtcccaggttcgattcccggctgggtcactgtctgtgcggagtctgcacatcctccccctgtgtgcgtgggtttcctccgggtgctccggtttcctcccacagtccaaagatgtgcgggttaggtggattggccatgctaaattgcccgtagtgtcctaataaaatgtaaggttaagggggttgggttacgggtatagggtggatacgtgggtttgagtagggtgatcatggctcggcacaacatcgagggccgaagggcctgttctgtgctgtactgttctatgttctacctgtgTCCATGACAATGTCAAAATTCTCTTGAGAGCTACCGATCCCGGACATCttttgctccaccccctctctccaacaGTGTAAAACACAATATATTTTAACCCTTCCTCAGTTTtgaaagagtcatcagactctaAACGGCAACTCTTTCTCGCCACAGACGTTGCCAGtccagctgagtttttccagcattgtttTTTTAATGCCGGCAAAGAATTCTTTAGTTTGCAATTtccaatccatttttaaaaagaatggttGGAGAAGCATGAAAACCTGGAGCACACCATGTCCCTTGCTTCAGTGACTGATCGATCATCATTGGATGACATTTTGTCGGTTACACTGGTGGAGGACATGTTTTGCTGGGACATTACTTACTCTCTGCCTGCACAGGGCAGCTGTTTTCCGAAGCCTTGCTTTCCATGGGCGGTCTTGTCCACCTGTTCGCTCGATGCGTTACCATTTCCTCCAGATTTCTCATTACTGTAACGGAGCCCTTCTGAGGCTGGGCCAGACTGTTCATTTCTGCACTCCTACAGCCAAAGAGTCAAGAATCAATCAACAAAGCAGTAAGGACCAAGGGGCAGCCATTCCAGCAAGCCTGCTCCACAGTCAATAAGATTCTCCCCCTGGTTCTATTCTCTCCCacacgtggaaacatcctctcagtatgatcacatctcattcttcaaaaccccaaacgagtataggcccaacctttcTTCACCAAGATcggcccttcatcccaggaatgagtgaaccttctctgaactgcttccaacacaattATCCATATCCCAGGCGGTAACACAGTCTTAATACAGAATGTCAGTTTGTAAATGACTGCTACCTAATTGAGTGATATTTAGGTGCTGCAATCTTTGCACTGCTTAGTTTTCTTAATATGAAAGGATAGGGAAAACTatctagaacattacagcgcagtacagacccttcagccctcgatgttgcgccgacctgtgaaacccctctaaagcccatctacactattcccttatcgtccatatgtctatccaatgaccatttgaatgcatttagtgttggcgagtccactactgttgcaggcagggcattccacgcccttactactctctgagtaaagaacctgcctctgacatctgtcctatatctatctcccctcaatttaaagctatgtcccctcgtgctggacatcaccatccgaggaaaaaggctctcactgtccaccctatctaatcctctgatcatcttgtatgcctcaattaagtcgcctcttaaccttcttctctctaacgaaaacagcctcaagtccttcagcctttcctcgtaagaccttccctccataccaggcaacatcctggtaaatctcctctgtaccctttccaatgcttccacatccttcctataatgcggtgaccagaactgtacgcaatgctccaaatgcggccgcaccagagttttgtacaacttgcctcatcgcatcataattgcctttcccccagatatataTCTACTTCTTTTCATTTGATAACCAGGCATCAAAAAATGAACTTCAATGTTCTTTAGGAACCCAAATCATTAAAAGACTTGTGAGCACCACTGGacaggcccagcatttattgcccatccctaattgccccttgagaaggtggtggtgagctgccttcttgagccgctgcagtccttgtggtgtaggtacacccacagtgctgttagggagggggttccaggattttgacccagcaacagtgaaggaacggccgatatatttcccagtcaggatggtgagtgacttggaggggaacctccgggtggtgggggtcccaggtatctgctgcccttgtccttctagatggaaggggtcaggggttTGTGTTGtcagaggagccttggtgagttgcagtagtgtctgctgccactgtgcactgatgggagtgaatggggtgccaatccagTGGGCAGTGCCAATCCAGTGGGCAGTGCCAATCCAGTGGGCAGTGCCAATCCAGTGGGCAGTGCCAATCCAGTGGGCAGTGCCAATCCAGTGGGCAGTGCCAATCCAGTGGGCAGTGCCAATCCACTGGGCAGTGCCAATCCACTGGGCAGTGCCAATCCAGTGGGCAGTGCCAATCCAGTGGGCAGTGCCAATCCAGTGGGCAGTGCCAATCCAGTGGGCAGTGCCAATCCAGTGGGCAGTGCCAATCCAGTGGGCAGTGCCAATCCAGTGGACAGTGCCAATCCAGTGGGCAGTGCCAATCCAGTGGGCAGTGCCAATCCAGTGGGCAGTGCCAATCCAGTGGGCAGTGCCAATCCAGTGGGCAGTGCCAATCCACTGGGCAGTGCCAATCCACTGGGCAGTGCCAATCCAGTGGGCAGTGCCAATCCAGTGGGCAGTGCCAATCCAGTGGGCAGTGCCAATCCAGTGGGCAGTGCCAATCCAGTGGGCAGTGCCAATCCACTGGGCAGTTGTACAGCTTCTTTGCACTATCTCTGCTGTAACCACACATTTAAAAGGGAACACACTGAGTAGACAAGACACCTACCTGTCCGGTGGAACAACACCACTGTGACTGACAGAACGTTTAACCtaaaaattcaaagaacaaatgCAAAAAAGAAAACAAGTCAACTTCTGAAAATCTTTGTGATGCACTGGTTGTTCTCGCAGGGTTTCCAGATTGTAGGCGCACACCCATTATACCTCGGATAACAATGCAGCTTCTTTTAAACATCATTTTAAATAACTGGGCAACTGAGAGTTTTAGCCTCAATTCCATAAAGTTTCATTCCAATTAAATTGCACGTTTATACAATATCAGGCTGCTGAGTAGGAAAGATGGCGAACATTGTGCCGTGAAGAATGATGGGAAAAGAGGCCAACAGATTTGTGTGGAAGCTGAAGCGGAATAAATTtcaggggaccagacagaacaacAGCTTGCAACCGGACATTTTGCTTCTAAGGCTGTTTTGGGAGTAGCGAGAGCAAGCCTCCCCCAAGGACCAATGGCGTCTGTGGGCCACAGGAGTGTATATATGAATGAACTATAAACAAATAACTAAAATCTAATAAAATAGCAGGGACTTCTGAGATTCAGCAGCGATAACCCCGGGATCAAGACGCGCAAGACAGGACCCCGAGTTTGAAAGCTCACTGCGCACACTCTTCAGAGCGAGCCTGGCCAAGTTCTCTCGATTGGGTAGTATTTTGTAGTTCAAGTGGTGAGTCTTGAAACTTGTGTATCCGTTTAACTAAGGAGTTCAATAAAGCTGTATTAAATCAAGTTGCTGAGAGGACTGGTTTGCCTGTTCCATCAGTtgcctccagcagagggcagcaacaAGCTGTTATAGTTCACTGAGTGACGGCAGAATCTGGAGCCAGCCACTCTTTCAGGACACACTCTCTTTTCCCTCTTTCCAATACAGTTGAAAATCTGGGacggggttctcccctacccggtggggcgggggggtcccgacgTATTGgaatggcgtcaaccactccgacgtcgggcctccccaaagttacggagctcctaaccctaaccctaaccctaaccctaaccctaaccctaaccctccgcacctttagggtccaagccctcacattgaggggctaggcccgcgccggagcggttggcgccacgccagccggggccgaagggacttggcCGGCCGGcggaaatccgcgcatgcgccggagcgtcagcggctgctgacgtcataccggcgcatccgcaggggagggggtctcttccgcctccaccatggtgagtgtcgccacggcacaggcccgcccgccgatcggtgggccccgatcgtgggccaagccaccgtgggggcaccccccccccggggtcagatcgccccccccccccccggctgcccgcgcctccaatcccgccggtaccagaggtggttcaaaccacgccggcgggagaggcctgtcagcggcgggacttcggcccatcgcgggccggagaatcgctgcggggggcccgccgactggcgtggcgcgattcccgccctcgccgaatctcgagggggggggggcgggcggagaattcgggacacagcggggacgGGAATTCCACCCCTGCTCTCTCCAACACACTTTAGAATAACGCCCTAACCTTTTCCCAATTAGTAACAATGGCTCTCACTGACAACTCGAACATACACTTCCTGTTGCAATCCTGTCACAACGAATATAAAAGGATGATACGTCATGCACATGTTTATAAACTTCCAATTAGACAGTTCTGATCTTCCACCGCTATTAAATTAGGCTGTGGAAAGCTCCTTTAcggggtgtatggggggggggacgacagggATTTGACGTGGATCTGTGTCTTGCATTAGGGGCGAGGTAGGTGGTTGGCTTGGGTGGGCCTGGGCCAACAGGAGGTGGTGATCTTTGACTGTGACCAATTCCTAAAGCCAGAAAAGAATGGTTCCGGGGAGGGGTTGCAAACGGTGTTTAGTTTGTAtgattttgtttattttataAAATGAAAACGTTAATAACAATACTTTTGAAAATTAGGTTGCGTAGCGGTTCTGTCAAACAGCAGACTTCTGACATATCACATTggtgcatcgggggggggggggggggggggggggggggggcaagtaccGGCCCAAAGAAACGTGAGGGGCAAACGATACCTGTCACTAAATGTACCAAACCTGCCCTTGCTTCAACCCGGAAGCCTGCCGCCGAGATGAAAAGAAAATGGAGATATTTAAAATCACAGGTGACGTTCCCTTACCCTGCGAAGAGGTGTGGAGATGACATGAGCGACTGTGGTCTCTGGCGGCGAAAGCAGCTCTGGGGTGATCTTCTTGCTTGCTATTTTCATACAGTCGTCGAGTGTAATTATAAAGGTATTGCACGTGGCTTTAAGCAATGAAGAAGCCTCATTCATTTTCTGAAAAAAAGACACTTATCCATGAATATGCATAAGTACCAGCTCAATTGTTCTTTTTGTTACACACAACGTAAAGAAGGTGGCCATATTCCCCGGAAATACCCTGACTAACCACCATGTCAATTAATCCactaattaatttaatttaattaattagAAACACTCCCCTTTCCGGAAATTAATAACTCATGATGGGGCCCAATTCCACCTACTTTGTGGCCTAGTCCACGTTACCACTCCCAACCATTCCCCACGGGTGAACTTTGCCAGTGAGCTTCAAGCAGCTGCTCAACCGCAGGTGGCTTCACAGCAGGAGGGTGGGCAGCTCTCGTCTCATGCCCACATATCTGCGCTGTCCAGCACATGTCTTTGACTAGCAATCAGAAACTGGGATCAAAGATAATTGGGAGACGTTCCCTAGCCGCTCGGCTTGgcagcaccttccccaccaaTCTATTGGACTAGCTGGAGGGAAAGAAGCAGACGCAGTCCCTGCACACACTCGGAGCAGGAGAGAGAAAAGATGCGGCGATCGAGCAGAGTTTGCAAACGTTACTTGAGCAAGACTGATTTTCTTCCTCGCtgtataaaataattttttaaaaacaatgtttCGATGTTAATTAAAAGGTGCAGGTCGACATCTAGTGGCAGGAAAAAGAACTTCCAAAACACTTGTCTTCAGCCACAAATAATTGAATCAGACatgtagaacatggaacatagaacagtacagcacagaacaggcccttcggccctcaatgttgtgccgagccatgatcaccctactcatacccacgtatccaccctatacccgtaacccaacaaccccccccccctttaaccttactttttattaggacactacgggcaatttagcatggccaatccacctaacccgcacatctttggactgtgggaggaaactggagcacccggaggaaacccacgcacacagggggaggacgtgcagactccacacagacagtgacccagccgggaatcgaacctggg includes the following:
- the LOC119958217 gene encoding pleckstrin homology domain-containing family A member 3-like isoform X3 translates to MAVCEIKVHRADFTRIDLIIPGEQYFYLKAVNVAERQKWLVALGSAKACLADSRSKKEREINETEDSLKSKMSELRLYCDLLMQQVHKIQESALPVEATSIPDIEKMNEASSLLKATCNTFIITLDDCMKIASKKITPELLSPPETTVAHVISTPLRRVKRSVSHSGVVPPDRSAEMNSLAQPQKGSVTVMRNLEEMVTHRANRWTRPPMESKASENSCPVQAENSLPPSRNAHDASAGGANGE